In the genome of Desulfofarcimen acetoxidans DSM 771, one region contains:
- a CDS encoding 4Fe-4S dicluster domain-containing protein, producing MKEIMVNIERCLSCHSCELACAVAHSSGKTLFSAVSETPKPLKRIFVHSSGTKNVPVSCRHCEEAPCIDACIAGAMHRTADGTVTNEGGSGVCTGCWMCVMVCPYGVIRSRQTARVAVKCDRNCLNREGVPACVQACPTGALQFIEVDEFSIQKRKNFVAVF from the coding sequence ATGAAGGAAATTATGGTAAATATTGAGCGCTGCTTAAGCTGTCATTCCTGTGAACTGGCCTGTGCCGTTGCTCATTCCAGCGGGAAAACCCTGTTTAGCGCCGTCTCGGAAACTCCAAAGCCTCTAAAACGTATTTTTGTACACAGTTCAGGTACCAAAAATGTGCCTGTCAGCTGTCGTCACTGTGAGGAAGCACCCTGTATTGATGCCTGTATAGCCGGAGCCATGCATAGAACAGCAGACGGAACAGTAACCAATGAAGGAGGCAGCGGCGTTTGCACAGGTTGCTGGATGTGCGTGATGGTCTGTCCTTATGGTGTTATTCGCAGCCGGCAAACTGCCCGTGTTGCTGTCAAATGCGATAGGAATTGCTTGAACAGGGAGGGTGTACCTGCCTGTGTACAGGCATGCCCGACAGGAGCATTGCAATTTATTGAGGTGGATGAATTCAGTATTCAGAAAAGAAAGAATTTTGTAGCAGTTTTTTAG
- a CDS encoding calcium-translocating P-type ATPase, SERCA-type, producing MSGRWHTIKETELLEKMGTGLKNGLDEEEAANRLIRFGRNELAKPPKVPLWQMFLGQFKDFMVLVLLAATVISGFLGEWADAVTIMIIVVVNAVLGFVQEYRAEKSMEALKQLTAPEAKVQRDGQEKRIPAIALVPGDIVLLESGDKIPADLRLLEAHNLAIEESTLTGESVPVRKQPGILPEGTGLGDMNNMAFQGTVVTRGRGKGLVVATGMATEMGQIAGLIHSSEEEATPLQRRLAQLGKILVSSCLAICALVVAVGVMRGEPAYQMFLAGVSLAVAAIPEGLPAIVTVALAVGVQRMIKRNAIIRKLRAVETLGCSTVICSDKTGTLTQNEMTVRKIICGLDLVDVSGEGYIPQGKFDGSYHKKDLQMLLKAAALCNNSGLAQDNISIGGLFRGMAGSKKTREWRINGDPTEGALLVMSAKGGVWREHIELKEKRIAEFPFDSDRKRMTVIYRDAGAATAYVKGAPDIILEHCTKIYRNGRVLPISNTIKKEIINHYCGLADQALRVLALAYRELPGGAGKLNEKNIEQDLVFLGLAGMIDPPRPSAVKAVKTAKRAGIKTVMITGDHQLTAQAVGRELGIFGKGSRVLTGADLECLSDDELRREAAYVSVYARVSPHHKLRIVRALKRNGHIVAMTGDGVNDAPAVKEADIGISMGIAGTDVTKEASAMVLADDNFTTIVAAVEEGRGIYDNIRKFIRYLLSCNVGEVLTMLAAVLAGLPLPLLPIQILWMNLVTDGLPAMALGVDPSDRDIMFRKPRDPRESVFSHGLAWRIIGSGMVIGLGTIAAFLVGLSAGDLDQARTMAFNTLVFSQLFYVFTCRSEFHTIIDIGFFSNSYLILAVLISAVLQLAVDYLPVLQPIFHTVALNGSEWLIVLAISVAPAFISTIFKHIQMKTREKIMYLRV from the coding sequence ATGTCTGGGCGGTGGCACACAATTAAAGAAACAGAACTGCTGGAGAAGATGGGGACAGGTCTTAAAAATGGCCTGGACGAGGAAGAGGCAGCGAACAGGCTAATCAGATTTGGTCGCAATGAGTTGGCCAAGCCTCCCAAAGTGCCCTTATGGCAAATGTTTTTAGGACAGTTTAAAGATTTTATGGTGCTGGTTCTTTTAGCAGCTACAGTCATTTCAGGTTTTCTGGGAGAATGGGCGGATGCGGTAACTATTATGATTATTGTGGTTGTTAATGCAGTGCTTGGATTCGTGCAGGAGTACCGGGCTGAAAAGTCTATGGAAGCGCTAAAGCAATTAACTGCACCGGAAGCTAAAGTCCAGCGCGACGGTCAGGAAAAAAGGATCCCGGCGATAGCGCTGGTACCGGGCGATATTGTTTTATTGGAAAGCGGGGATAAGATTCCGGCCGATTTAAGATTGTTGGAGGCTCATAATTTGGCGATTGAAGAATCAACTCTGACCGGTGAGTCTGTTCCTGTGCGAAAACAACCAGGTATATTGCCGGAAGGAACAGGGTTAGGCGATATGAATAATATGGCCTTCCAGGGAACAGTAGTTACCAGAGGCAGGGGCAAAGGCCTGGTTGTCGCGACCGGAATGGCCACAGAAATGGGTCAGATTGCCGGTCTAATACATTCATCTGAGGAAGAAGCAACACCTCTGCAGCGCCGCCTGGCTCAGTTAGGAAAAATCCTGGTTTCTAGCTGCCTGGCTATTTGTGCTTTGGTTGTAGCTGTAGGTGTTATGAGAGGTGAACCGGCCTACCAGATGTTCCTGGCCGGTGTCAGCCTGGCCGTTGCCGCAATACCGGAGGGATTGCCGGCAATTGTGACCGTTGCGCTGGCAGTGGGCGTGCAGCGCATGATCAAGCGCAATGCTATTATTCGAAAGCTCAGGGCTGTTGAAACACTGGGTTGCTCAACAGTAATCTGTTCTGATAAAACCGGTACTCTGACTCAGAACGAAATGACAGTGCGTAAGATTATTTGCGGTTTGGATTTAGTGGATGTCTCAGGTGAGGGTTATATTCCGCAGGGTAAATTTGACGGCAGTTATCACAAAAAGGATTTGCAAATGCTGTTAAAGGCGGCAGCTCTGTGTAATAATTCCGGGTTGGCTCAGGACAATATCTCTATTGGCGGTTTATTCCGCGGCATGGCCGGAAGCAAAAAAACAAGAGAGTGGAGGATAAACGGTGACCCGACCGAGGGAGCACTTTTAGTTATGTCGGCTAAGGGAGGCGTTTGGCGTGAGCATATAGAGTTAAAGGAAAAGAGAATTGCTGAGTTTCCCTTTGATTCTGATCGCAAAAGAATGACTGTTATTTACCGGGATGCCGGTGCTGCAACTGCCTATGTTAAAGGAGCGCCCGACATTATTTTGGAACACTGCACAAAGATATATCGAAACGGGCGTGTGCTGCCCATAAGTAATACAATTAAAAAAGAAATAATTAACCATTACTGTGGTCTAGCTGATCAGGCCCTGCGCGTATTGGCTCTGGCTTATCGCGAGCTTCCCGGTGGTGCAGGAAAGCTTAATGAAAAAAATATTGAACAGGATCTGGTTTTTCTGGGTTTAGCCGGAATGATTGATCCACCCAGGCCTTCGGCCGTTAAAGCCGTCAAAACAGCTAAACGGGCCGGTATTAAAACAGTGATGATAACCGGTGATCACCAGCTTACGGCTCAAGCCGTAGGCAGGGAGTTGGGTATTTTTGGTAAAGGCAGCCGGGTTCTTACAGGAGCCGATTTAGAATGTTTAAGCGATGATGAACTTAGGCGCGAAGCCGCCTATGTTTCTGTTTATGCCCGTGTTTCACCCCACCACAAGCTGAGGATTGTCCGGGCCTTAAAAAGAAACGGGCATATTGTGGCTATGACCGGGGATGGGGTTAACGACGCGCCGGCGGTAAAAGAAGCTGATATAGGTATATCCATGGGCATTGCCGGAACGGATGTAACTAAAGAAGCTTCTGCCATGGTGCTGGCAGATGACAACTTCACTACTATAGTGGCGGCAGTAGAGGAGGGAAGAGGCATTTATGATAATATCAGAAAATTTATTCGCTACCTGTTGTCCTGCAATGTTGGAGAGGTTTTAACTATGCTGGCAGCAGTTTTGGCCGGTTTGCCTCTGCCGCTTTTACCAATCCAGATTTTATGGATGAACCTGGTAACTGATGGGTTGCCTGCTATGGCACTGGGGGTTGATCCGTCTGACAGGGATATTATGTTCCGCAAACCGCGTGATCCGAGGGAAAGCGTTTTCTCTCACGGACTGGCCTGGCGGATTATAGGCAGCGGTATGGTTATCGGCCTGGGTACTATAGCGGCATTTCTGGTTGGCCTTTCCGCCGGTGATCTTGATCAAGCCCGCACCATGGCCTTTAATACACTGGTTTTTTCACAATTGTTCTATGTATTTACCTGTCGCTCAGAATTTCATACAATTATAGATATCGGTTTTTTTTCTAACAGCTATTTAATTTTAGCGGTACTCATCTCCGCTGTTTTACAGTTGGCGGTAGATTACCTGCCCGTACTGCAACCGATATTTCATACTGTTGCCTTAAATGGTTCGGAATGGTTGATCGTGCTGGCAATTTCAGTTGCCCCCGCTTTTATCAGCACAATTTTCAAACATATTCAGATGAAAACCAGGGAAAAAATTATGTATCTTAGAGTATAA
- a CDS encoding flavodoxin family protein produces MKIIGINGSPRKSQSRTAQLVKEVLNSAAASGAEIEYIDIIDLKLNFCIACDKCHKSGKCVHNDDFQALMDKIAAADALVVGSPVYIFSVTAQLKVWLDRLGGTTIHCQQLLGKYGAVVATSGSSGENETAQYLETSLIFTGMQCVGKVAGSIDTDGLLAADSQLMKEAGELGLSLVKAVETKQEFPEQINMHKQFLEYFKYALLKHQDKWAWEYKYWQDKGWL; encoded by the coding sequence ATGAAAATAATAGGTATTAACGGCAGTCCCCGCAAATCCCAAAGCCGTACAGCCCAGCTGGTCAAAGAAGTATTAAACAGTGCAGCGGCATCAGGTGCCGAAATTGAGTATATTGATATAATCGATCTTAAACTTAATTTTTGTATTGCCTGTGACAAGTGTCACAAATCCGGCAAATGTGTGCACAATGATGATTTTCAAGCGTTAATGGATAAAATTGCAGCTGCTGACGCTCTGGTAGTAGGCAGCCCGGTTTATATTTTTTCCGTAACCGCGCAGCTTAAAGTCTGGCTGGATCGTTTAGGCGGCACAACTATTCATTGCCAGCAGCTATTAGGCAAATACGGCGCAGTGGTAGCTACTTCCGGCAGTTCCGGTGAGAACGAAACAGCACAATACCTGGAAACCAGTCTTATATTCACCGGCATGCAGTGTGTGGGCAAGGTTGCCGGCAGCATTGATACAGACGGGTTGCTGGCTGCTGACTCTCAATTAATGAAAGAAGCCGGAGAGCTTGGTTTGTCGCTGGTTAAAGCTGTTGAGACCAAACAAGAGTTTCCCGAGCAAATAAATATGCACAAGCAGTTTCTTGAGTATTTTAAATATGCATTGTTGAAACACCAGGACAAATGGGCCTGGGAATATAAATACTGGCAGGATAAAGGCTGGCTGTAA
- a CDS encoding DHA2 family efflux MFS transporter permease subunit produces the protein MTSSYNAEEKNHMNNQNNQESKDSPSGAPEKHSPPPGPPGGTPGQPDNDNIPWGALLILVLGAFMAILDTSIVNVALPKMMVIFGASADEIQWILTGYMLTSGMVIPMTGFLGDRYGNKLMYIWSLIIFTIGSALCGLAWSNNSMIAFRVIQAIGGGMVMPVTMAIIYRIVPMRKIGTALGVWGIGAIMGPAIGPTLGGYLVDKFSWHWIFTINIPVGILTIILAYVLLKETPLMPHLKIDIPGMILSSSGCFCLLLALSKGQDEGWTSEYIVTLLVLSFFLILLFILWELQCEHPLLEVRLLKNKVIVASLLSTSLVTVGLFSAVFLVPIYAQNLMGYTPMQTGLMMMPAALVTGFMMPISGKLFDKYGALPLGLVGLTILAVLTYQMKYISTDTTFTHVQVLLSIRAIGLGLAMMPLTTAGMNTVPRFLVSRASALNNVVRQISGSMGIAYLTYVMLQRQTYHTVWLKEAVNVSSPGAALTQKTLVSYLAGMGYTGEAGNQAALSIMSSMVTKQAYMNGIQDAFIVSALLVVISLPLLFMLSKKQVDQQRDIENNRYAHQAVPPHGLPAAKPETAKA, from the coding sequence ATGACAAGTTCATATAATGCAGAAGAGAAAAATCATATGAATAACCAGAACAATCAAGAAAGTAAAGACAGCCCTTCGGGCGCTCCGGAGAAACATAGCCCTCCTCCAGGTCCCCCCGGGGGAACACCCGGTCAGCCGGACAACGACAATATCCCCTGGGGTGCCCTGCTCATACTGGTTCTCGGAGCCTTCATGGCCATTTTGGACACGAGTATTGTAAATGTCGCTCTGCCTAAAATGATGGTTATCTTCGGCGCGTCAGCTGATGAGATTCAATGGATTTTGACAGGATACATGCTCACCTCAGGTATGGTTATTCCGATGACCGGTTTTCTGGGTGACCGCTATGGCAATAAATTAATGTATATTTGGTCACTGATTATATTTACCATAGGTTCGGCTCTGTGCGGACTGGCTTGGAGCAACAACTCTATGATTGCTTTTCGTGTTATTCAGGCTATCGGCGGCGGTATGGTTATGCCGGTGACTATGGCTATAATTTATCGTATTGTACCTATGAGGAAAATAGGTACGGCTTTAGGTGTCTGGGGTATTGGAGCTATTATGGGTCCGGCAATCGGGCCAACCCTGGGCGGCTATTTAGTGGATAAATTTTCCTGGCACTGGATATTCACCATAAATATTCCGGTTGGTATTTTAACCATTATTTTGGCTTATGTACTTTTAAAAGAAACTCCTTTAATGCCACATTTAAAAATAGATATTCCCGGTATGATTTTAAGTTCCAGCGGTTGCTTTTGCCTGCTGCTGGCTTTAAGCAAGGGTCAGGATGAAGGCTGGACATCCGAATATATTGTTACACTGCTTGTGCTCTCTTTCTTTTTAATTCTTTTGTTTATTCTGTGGGAATTGCAATGTGAGCACCCTTTGCTGGAGGTACGCTTACTCAAAAATAAGGTCATTGTGGCGAGTTTGCTTTCTACCAGTCTGGTTACCGTCGGCCTATTTTCAGCTGTGTTTTTAGTCCCCATTTATGCTCAAAATCTCATGGGTTATACACCAATGCAGACAGGTTTAATGATGATGCCGGCCGCTCTGGTTACAGGTTTTATGATGCCTATATCCGGTAAACTGTTTGATAAATACGGTGCTTTGCCGCTGGGCTTAGTAGGCCTGACCATACTGGCGGTCTTAACCTACCAAATGAAATATATAAGTACGGACACAACTTTTACACATGTGCAGGTTCTCTTGTCTATCAGAGCGATCGGTTTGGGATTGGCTATGATGCCTCTGACAACAGCCGGGATGAATACCGTACCCAGGTTTTTGGTTAGCCGCGCCTCAGCCTTAAATAATGTTGTACGTCAGATTTCCGGTTCCATGGGAATTGCATATTTAACCTATGTAATGCTGCAGCGTCAGACATATCATACTGTCTGGCTGAAAGAAGCTGTTAATGTAAGCTCACCCGGTGCGGCATTAACACAAAAAACACTAGTCTCCTATCTGGCGGGAATGGGGTATACCGGTGAAGCGGGCAATCAGGCCGCTCTCAGCATCATGTCAAGCATGGTAACAAAACAGGCTTATATGAACGGCATACAGGATGCTTTTATTGTCAGTGCCTTGCTAGTTGTAATTTCATTGCCGTTGCTTTTTATGTTAAGTAAAAAACAAGTTGACCAGCAAAGGGATATAGAAAACAACAGGTATGCCCACCAAGCAGTACCGCCTCATGGTCTACCTGCTGCCAAGCCGGAAACAGCTAAAGCATAG
- a CDS encoding NAD(P)/FAD-dependent oxidoreductase, whose protein sequence is MKVVIVGSSAAGITAAETLRFLNKQVQITVISEEPDTAYSRCLLPEVLAGFKNLAGIRYRSADFYTKNNIDLRLNTKVAIIEPLNYSCKLEDGEVIKYDRLLIATGAAPVRPSGLGSELDGIFTLRSYRQTLKIGQAADTAEQVVVSGGGLVSLKGAYALRQRGVQKVSVVVKSPHLLTRQLDEVSAAMIEKELTGMGIEFIFGLNQTGFEERKGTGKVAAVVLEDGSDLPAGLVLVGKGVTPNAGLLKNAGGQVNRGIVVNEFMETSIAGVYAAGDCIEVTDRLSGQRVSSALWTLAVEQGRCAAYNMLDIKRIYPNPLTALNSAQFGDIPFVSVGNALGSEESEIFTAQTGSRYCRLVLERDRLVGFILAGCIERAGVYTALVRKGSPVTNSLKSKLLNGTVCAADLMLF, encoded by the coding sequence TTGAAGGTTGTAATAGTAGGCAGCAGTGCAGCCGGTATAACTGCCGCAGAAACGCTGCGGTTCCTAAATAAGCAGGTTCAAATCACGGTTATCTCCGAAGAGCCGGATACTGCTTATTCCCGCTGCCTGCTTCCTGAGGTTTTAGCCGGGTTTAAAAACCTTGCGGGTATCAGATACCGTTCTGCTGATTTCTATACTAAAAACAACATCGATTTAAGATTGAATACAAAAGTGGCCATTATTGAACCTTTAAATTATAGCTGCAAACTGGAAGACGGTGAGGTTATAAAATATGATCGCCTGCTCATTGCAACAGGTGCAGCACCGGTAAGACCTTCCGGTCTTGGGTCAGAGCTGGACGGTATTTTTACATTGCGCAGTTACCGGCAAACATTGAAAATCGGACAAGCTGCTGACACTGCCGAACAGGTTGTAGTATCAGGCGGGGGTCTGGTCAGTCTTAAAGGCGCTTACGCCTTACGCCAGCGAGGTGTTCAAAAAGTCTCGGTAGTTGTAAAAAGCCCGCATCTGTTAACCCGCCAATTAGATGAAGTAAGTGCTGCTATGATAGAAAAGGAACTAACAGGCATGGGCATTGAATTTATCTTTGGTCTCAACCAGACAGGTTTTGAAGAAAGGAAAGGAACAGGTAAAGTTGCTGCCGTTGTTTTGGAAGACGGGAGTGATCTGCCTGCCGGATTAGTACTGGTAGGCAAGGGTGTTACTCCTAATGCCGGCCTATTGAAAAATGCCGGTGGTCAGGTGAATAGAGGAATAGTAGTTAATGAGTTCATGGAGACGAGTATTGCAGGTGTTTATGCGGCTGGGGATTGTATTGAGGTTACTGACAGGCTTTCAGGACAAAGAGTTTCTTCCGCTCTCTGGACTTTAGCAGTTGAGCAGGGCCGGTGTGCAGCTTATAATATGCTGGATATAAAACGCATATATCCTAATCCTCTGACAGCTCTTAACTCGGCGCAGTTTGGCGATATACCTTTTGTTTCAGTTGGTAACGCGTTAGGCAGCGAAGAATCAGAAATTTTTACAGCTCAGACAGGATCAAGATACTGCAGGCTGGTTTTGGAAAGAGATCGGCTGGTAGGTTTTATCCTGGCCGGTTGTATAGAGCGGGCAGGTGTATATACCGCGCTGGTTAGAAAAGGTTCTCCTGTAACCAATTCACTTAAGTCAAAACTTTTAAATGGAACTGTCTGTGCTGCTGACCTTATGTTATTTTAG
- a CDS encoding LL-diaminopimelate aminotransferase, with translation MALVNENYLKLPGSYLFSEIARRVNQFKKDNPAADIIRLGIGDVTQPLSPAVVEAMKNAVEEMGRQETFRGYGPEQGYEFLIEKIIENDFKPLKVELSVDEVFISDGAKSDTANFQELFGINNKLAVSDPVYPVYVDSNVMSGRTGTINTTGQFENIVYLPCIEENGMKPPLPGTKVDMIYLCFPNNPTGMTLSKEELKKWVDYARENRSVILFDAAYEAYIQEEGVPHSIFEIEGAREVAVEFRSFSKTAGFTGTRCAYTIVPKEVKVYDSNGKAYSLNNLWLRRQTTKFNGVSYPVQAAAAAVFSKEGKKQVKQLVKYYMENAGIIRAGLQSAGYKVFGGINAPYIWLKTPNNMKSWDFFDKLMQEANVVGTPGAGFGASGEGYFRLTAFGTRENTERAVERIKNRM, from the coding sequence ATGGCTCTTGTCAACGAAAATTACTTAAAGCTGCCAGGCAGTTATCTGTTTTCAGAAATAGCCAGAAGGGTCAATCAGTTTAAAAAGGATAACCCGGCAGCAGACATTATTCGCCTTGGTATTGGGGATGTAACCCAACCGCTTTCCCCTGCTGTTGTGGAGGCAATGAAAAACGCTGTAGAGGAAATGGGTCGTCAAGAAACTTTTAGAGGTTACGGTCCTGAACAGGGTTATGAATTTCTGATTGAGAAAATTATTGAAAATGATTTTAAACCTTTAAAAGTAGAACTGTCGGTTGATGAGGTATTCATCAGTGACGGCGCCAAGAGCGATACAGCTAATTTCCAGGAACTGTTTGGTATAAACAACAAGCTGGCCGTAAGTGATCCTGTTTATCCCGTTTATGTTGACAGCAATGTTATGAGCGGTCGTACCGGCACAATAAACACCACGGGGCAGTTTGAAAATATTGTTTACCTCCCCTGCATCGAGGAAAACGGCATGAAGCCACCACTGCCCGGGACCAAAGTGGATATGATCTACCTTTGCTTTCCCAATAACCCCACAGGAATGACTCTTTCCAAAGAGGAGTTGAAAAAATGGGTTGATTACGCCAGGGAAAACAGATCGGTAATATTGTTTGACGCTGCTTATGAGGCTTATATACAGGAGGAAGGAGTTCCTCATAGTATTTTCGAAATTGAGGGAGCCCGTGAAGTGGCAGTGGAGTTCAGAAGTTTTTCCAAGACTGCCGGTTTTACCGGTACCAGGTGTGCCTACACCATAGTTCCGAAGGAAGTCAAGGTTTATGATTCTAACGGTAAAGCTTACAGCCTGAATAATCTTTGGCTAAGAAGACAGACCACCAAGTTTAACGGAGTTTCCTATCCTGTACAGGCAGCCGCTGCCGCCGTATTTTCCAAAGAAGGAAAAAAACAGGTAAAACAGCTGGTAAAATACTATATGGAGAATGCCGGGATTATCAGAGCAGGTTTGCAGAGTGCCGGCTACAAGGTATTCGGAGGAATAAACGCACCCTACATATGGCTCAAAACACCAAATAACATGAAATCCTGGGACTTTTTTGACAAGCTTATGCAAGAAGCCAATGTGGTGGGAACCCCGGGAGCAGGTTTTGGCGCCAGTGGTGAGGGATATTTCAGGTTGACGGCTTTCGGTACAAGAGAAAACACTGAAAGAGCAGTGGAGAGGATAAAAAACAGGATGTAG
- a CDS encoding nitroreductase family protein: MFDNPILKAIKERRSIRKYTVEKVPESMIQSVLEAGSWAPSGLNNQPWRFVIVEDAAIRNQMAACTRYASIIRSAPVNICVFLDTDKLYNRDKDLQGIGACLQNMLLAAHSLGLGAVWLGEILNQKEKVREMLGLATNLELMAVISMGFPENTGGPGNRVNLEDLIVKRI; this comes from the coding sequence ATGTTTGATAACCCTATATTAAAAGCAATTAAAGAAAGGCGTTCTATAAGGAAATACACTGTTGAGAAAGTGCCGGAGTCAATGATCCAAAGCGTTTTGGAAGCAGGCAGTTGGGCCCCTTCCGGTCTTAATAATCAGCCCTGGCGATTTGTAATTGTGGAAGATGCCGCTATCCGGAATCAGATGGCGGCTTGCACAAGATATGCTTCCATAATTCGCAGCGCTCCGGTAAATATCTGTGTTTTCTTAGATACTGATAAGCTCTATAACCGGGATAAGGATTTACAGGGCATTGGCGCATGTCTGCAAAACATGCTGCTCGCCGCTCACTCCCTGGGATTGGGTGCGGTTTGGCTGGGAGAAATACTAAACCAGAAGGAGAAAGTGAGAGAGATGCTTGGATTGGCAACTAACCTGGAACTGATGGCCGTTATTAGTATGGGCTTTCCTGAGAATACAGGCGGGCCGGGCAACCGCGTTAATCTGGAGGATTTGATTGTTAAGAGGATATAA
- the cooS gene encoding anaerobic carbon-monoxide dehydrogenase catalytic subunit, whose protein sequence is MSEKSIDQATLKMLSKAKADNVSLAWDRLAAQEPQCGFGQLGVCCRNCNMGPCRVDPFGDGPSEGVCGATADTIVARNLVRAIAAGAASHSDHGRGIASTLYASAKGHAPDYPVKDEVKLKALAKEFGIAVEDRTSQEIALEVAETVLDEFGTRKGSLQFVNRVPLKRKEIWDKLGITPRGIDREVVECMHRTHIGVDNDYVSLILQGMRTALSDGWGGSIVATEISDILFGTPQPIKGSCNLGVLQADQVNIILHGHEPTLSDILVHAARAPELLAAAKEKGASGINVCGMCCTGNEILMRHGVPLAGNFLQQELAIVTGAVEAMVVDIQCIMPSLPQVAACYHTKVISTSPKAKFPGAEHIPFDEHNAMEVAEKIVLAAVENFSNRRPERVNIPSDRMDYMAGFSVEAILSALGGSLDPLLNAIKSGAIKGIVGVVGCNNPKYKHDQSHINFVNELIKNNVLVVATGCAAIACGKYGLLLPEAAKNAGDGLRAVCEALKIPPVLHMGSCVDISRIMTVAAAIANALGVDISDLPLAGAAPEWMSEKAVSIGTYVVSSGIFTILGTVPPVLGSKNVAELLTSGAEGVVGAVFAVEEDPVAAADLAVKHIEKKRLALGLEP, encoded by the coding sequence ATGTCTGAGAAAAGTATAGATCAAGCAACACTTAAAATGTTGAGTAAAGCCAAAGCTGATAATGTATCTTTGGCTTGGGACCGGCTGGCTGCCCAGGAACCCCAGTGCGGTTTCGGACAATTAGGAGTCTGCTGTCGCAATTGCAATATGGGACCCTGTCGCGTTGACCCCTTCGGTGATGGCCCGTCTGAAGGAGTATGCGGTGCCACTGCGGATACAATTGTAGCCAGAAATCTGGTACGGGCTATTGCAGCTGGGGCTGCATCTCATTCAGATCACGGCAGAGGTATTGCCTCAACCCTCTATGCATCAGCTAAAGGCCATGCCCCTGATTATCCTGTGAAGGATGAAGTAAAACTAAAGGCACTGGCCAAAGAATTCGGTATAGCAGTGGAAGATAGAACATCCCAGGAAATTGCACTGGAGGTTGCCGAAACGGTACTCGATGAATTTGGTACCAGAAAAGGATCATTGCAGTTTGTTAATCGTGTGCCCTTAAAACGAAAAGAAATCTGGGACAAACTAGGTATTACACCGCGCGGTATAGATCGTGAAGTAGTTGAATGCATGCACCGCACTCATATAGGCGTGGACAACGACTACGTCAGTTTAATTTTGCAGGGCATGAGAACTGCGCTCAGCGACGGCTGGGGCGGCTCAATTGTGGCAACAGAAATATCTGACATACTGTTTGGCACTCCACAGCCAATCAAGGGTTCCTGTAATCTGGGTGTGCTGCAGGCGGATCAGGTTAATATAATTTTGCACGGGCATGAGCCTACTTTGTCCGATATTCTTGTTCACGCAGCCCGTGCCCCGGAACTTTTGGCGGCAGCTAAAGAGAAGGGTGCCAGCGGCATCAATGTTTGCGGCATGTGTTGCACAGGTAACGAAATACTCATGCGGCATGGTGTCCCTCTGGCAGGAAATTTTCTGCAGCAGGAACTGGCTATTGTGACCGGTGCGGTAGAGGCTATGGTTGTGGATATACAGTGCATCATGCCTTCACTGCCGCAGGTAGCAGCCTGTTACCACACTAAAGTTATTTCAACCTCGCCGAAAGCCAAGTTTCCCGGTGCGGAGCATATCCCCTTTGACGAGCATAATGCTATGGAAGTAGCCGAAAAGATAGTGCTGGCGGCAGTTGAAAACTTCTCCAACCGCCGTCCTGAGCGCGTGAATATTCCTTCAGACCGGATGGATTATATGGCGGGTTTCAGTGTGGAGGCTATTCTGTCAGCTTTGGGCGGCTCCCTTGACCCGTTGTTGAATGCTATAAAATCAGGAGCTATTAAAGGAATTGTGGGAGTGGTTGGCTGCAACAATCCTAAGTATAAGCATGATCAAAGCCATATCAACTTTGTCAATGAGTTAATCAAAAACAATGTTCTGGTTGTAGCTACCGGCTGTGCGGCCATAGCCTGCGGCAAGTATGGGCTGCTTTTGCCTGAAGCGGCAAAAAATGCTGGGGACGGTTTGCGTGCGGTATGTGAAGCATTAAAGATTCCTCCGGTATTGCACATGGGTTCCTGTGTGGATATCAGCAGGATTATGACTGTAGCTGCAGCTATAGCCAATGCTCTGGGTGTTGATATAAGTGATTTGCCTCTGGCCGGTGCTGCGCCTGAGTGGATGTCAGAAAAGGCTGTTTCTATCGGTACTTACGTAGTCAGTTCCGGTATTTTCACTATTTTGGGAACAGTGCCTCCGGTACTGGGAAGTAAGAACGTAGCTGAATTGCTTACTTCGGGGGCTGAGGGAGTTGTTGGTGCTGTCTTTGCTGTTGAGGAGGATCCCGTGGCTGCCGCTGACCTGGCTGTCAAGCATATTGAAAAGAAAAGGCTTGCACTGGGTTTAGAGCCTTAA